A part of Candidatus Saccharibacteria bacterium genomic DNA contains:
- a CDS encoding DHH family phosphoesterase — MYEKVLSTFAQASHIIVIQGENPDGDSLGSSLALEELLAEQGKTITLYCATDMPKYLRYIQGWDRVVSNFAFDADCAVIVDTAAEALIEKALATPGVRHFLESHPVIVLDHHGESDEDNSMNDLSFKHEFVMSPSAASTGEMIAELASIAGWAVTPMAAEQLYISIASDTLGMTTQSATAATFQAVAALVAAGAAPSEIELRRREYMKKPADILAYKAQLIERIEYHLDGKLATVHIPWEDIAEYSDRYNPSVLVLDEMRLVDGVEVACAIKTYPDGKLTGKLRCNTPVASQIAGYFGGGGHSYAAGYKIHEDYDKSMRELLDATDKALKEYHGSQAS, encoded by the coding sequence ATGTACGAAAAAGTGCTTTCAACCTTTGCTCAAGCCTCGCATATTATTGTCATTCAGGGCGAAAACCCCGACGGTGATAGCCTAGGTAGTTCTCTAGCACTTGAAGAACTGCTCGCCGAGCAAGGTAAAACCATCACATTGTACTGCGCAACCGATATGCCTAAATACCTACGTTATATACAGGGATGGGATAGAGTTGTCAGCAACTTTGCCTTCGACGCAGATTGTGCAGTTATTGTCGATACTGCGGCTGAGGCCCTGATCGAAAAAGCACTCGCGACACCTGGCGTACGGCACTTCCTTGAATCGCATCCGGTTATCGTACTCGACCATCATGGCGAGAGTGATGAAGACAACAGCATGAATGACCTTTCCTTCAAACATGAGTTTGTCATGTCACCAAGTGCCGCCTCAACTGGTGAGATGATAGCCGAGCTTGCGAGCATAGCCGGCTGGGCTGTAACACCGATGGCTGCCGAGCAGCTCTATATCTCTATCGCTTCCGATACCCTCGGCATGACAACACAATCGGCCACGGCGGCAACATTTCAGGCCGTGGCGGCCCTCGTTGCTGCGGGCGCAGCTCCCTCTGAGATCGAGTTACGCCGCCGTGAGTATATGAAAAAACCTGCCGATATATTGGCGTATAAGGCGCAGTTGATTGAGCGGATTGAGTACCATTTAGATGGCAAATTGGCGACAGTGCACATCCCCTGGGAAGATATAGCTGAATATAGTGATCGCTATAATCCGAGCGTACTGGTGCTTGATGAGATGCGTCTTGTTGATGGTGTCGAAGTTGCCTGCGCTATTAAAACCTACCCAGACGGCAAGCTGACAGGGAAGTTGCGGTGCAATACACCAGTTGCGAGCCAAATTGCTGGTTACTTTGGTGGTGGTGGCCATAGCTATGCAGCCGGCTACAAAATCCATGAAGACTACGACAAAAGCATGCGAGAACTACTTGATGCAACCGATAAAGCACTAAAGGAATACCATGGCTCTCAAGCTTCATAA
- a CDS encoding AI-2E family transporter, giving the protein MKVRIEIDTKTFVRFWLVVIGFAFVILALYSARTALTILGVALFLALALDGPVSRLARRLPDRSRTLSTAIAFTVVVALLAAVVFLVVPPIVQQTAKFIDSAPSLVKTMSEQWDGLGALIDKYHIQPQVDQAVKSIQADSTRWAAGFGRNFISGLGSAMSLFAATLLVLVLTFLMLVEGPTWLQKLWGLYRNERKVKYHKHLVSRMHSVVSGYVTGQLTVTGIDALCAGATVFILSLFFPEVPANLALPTIAITFTLALIPMFGATIAGAIVSLLLLLNSVPAGIIFAVYFMIYQQVENNFISPTIQARRIELSPLAVLVAVTIGLYVFGIAGGIISIPIAGCLKVLVEEYLANNHEERKENEKPLAKLVKKLSGEEA; this is encoded by the coding sequence ATGAAAGTACGCATTGAGATTGATACAAAGACGTTCGTACGTTTTTGGCTTGTAGTCATTGGATTTGCCTTCGTGATTTTAGCGCTGTATAGCGCAAGAACAGCTCTAACAATTCTCGGTGTCGCACTTTTTCTTGCTCTTGCGCTTGATGGCCCTGTTAGTCGGCTGGCGCGTCGATTGCCAGACCGTAGTCGAACCCTTAGCACAGCGATCGCCTTTACAGTTGTTGTAGCACTTCTAGCTGCAGTTGTTTTTCTTGTTGTGCCGCCTATCGTGCAGCAAACTGCCAAATTTATCGATTCGGCTCCTAGTCTCGTTAAGACAATGTCGGAACAGTGGGATGGTCTCGGTGCGCTCATCGATAAATATCATATACAGCCGCAAGTTGATCAAGCCGTCAAGTCAATCCAGGCCGACTCCACGCGTTGGGCGGCTGGGTTTGGAAGAAACTTCATATCTGGGCTTGGTTCTGCGATGTCATTATTCGCGGCTACTCTGCTTGTACTCGTGCTTACTTTCCTTATGCTAGTTGAGGGGCCAACTTGGCTACAGAAGTTATGGGGACTGTACCGGAACGAACGAAAAGTGAAGTATCACAAGCACCTTGTAAGTCGCATGCATAGTGTTGTATCGGGCTATGTCACCGGGCAACTGACGGTCACTGGTATCGATGCGCTGTGTGCTGGGGCGACAGTATTTATTCTCAGCTTATTCTTTCCAGAAGTGCCGGCTAACCTTGCATTACCGACTATTGCTATCACGTTCACGCTCGCGCTTATCCCGATGTTCGGCGCAACAATCGCCGGTGCGATAGTTTCGCTGCTACTACTTCTCAATAGTGTGCCGGCAGGAATTATTTTCGCAGTGTATTTCATGATTTATCAGCAAGTCGAGAACAATTTCATCTCACCCACTATTCAGGCTCGTCGCATTGAACTCTCCCCTCTTGCAGTACTAGTAGCGGTTACAATAGGGCTATACGTGTTTGGTATTGCCGGTGGAATCATCAGTATTCCCATCGCCGGCTGCCTAAAAGTATTGGTGGAAGAGTATCTAGCAAATAACCACGAAGAGCGCAAAGAAAACGAAAAACCTTTGGCTAAACTTGTTAAAAAACTTTCGGGCGAAGAGGCCTAG
- a CDS encoding glycosyltransferase family 39 protein: MLKHVTDYMLYRWRYLIGYAVMVAAIGAVFYLVGLHVPGALRQAELDSAIKSGSLSMETLEPSMVIDLPYHILQRVIFILFGVSIVTIKLPSIIIATLTTIGIFLLVRTWFRRNVAIIATITAATSTQFLFLLQDGTPHIMYSFVTIWLLFASTYVTRNKAFSTLWKVMTGVLMATALYTPLGIYLVIAILTTAFFHPHIRYTILRFSRPRLWIGIFLALVSLTPLIYAAIIDRNVLFTLIGLPVGEIHLMRNLTEVVLDLFGYTAQSTTYFLRPAYSLGLFLLILVGVYKLITYKYTARSYIALILGLVMAPLVLLNPERLYDLFPLACLMIALGVATLITDWYKLFPRNPYARIAGLVPLGVLIVGIVYSGVIRFTGNYLYNGAILSHYSTDVRHLRHALAANQASPTTTKLVVAKEEVAFYALMAHYDKRFTVTQIGNPVSAPVTILSHNAYRLAKPTTEPTQIVSNRMTENSDRFYIYKTASK; encoded by the coding sequence ATGCTGAAGCATGTCACTGACTATATGTTATACCGATGGCGGTATCTTATCGGCTATGCCGTGATGGTGGCGGCTATTGGCGCCGTGTTTTACTTGGTCGGCCTGCATGTGCCTGGCGCCCTACGCCAAGCCGAGCTCGACTCGGCGATAAAGAGCGGTAGCTTGTCTATGGAAACACTCGAACCAAGTATGGTCATTGACTTGCCATATCATATTCTCCAGCGAGTAATATTTATTCTTTTCGGCGTATCAATCGTGACTATCAAGCTACCATCCATTATCATTGCTACCTTGACAACAATCGGAATTTTCTTGTTAGTGCGCACCTGGTTTCGTCGCAACGTGGCCATCATCGCAACCATCACCGCGGCAACATCGACTCAGTTCCTATTCTTACTTCAAGATGGAACACCTCATATTATGTATAGTTTCGTCACAATATGGTTATTATTTGCCTCCACCTACGTCACACGCAACAAGGCATTCAGCACGCTATGGAAGGTTATGACCGGGGTACTCATGGCGACAGCTCTTTATACGCCACTTGGGATCTATCTGGTTATCGCAATCCTCACGACGGCGTTCTTTCATCCACACATACGCTATACTATTCTGCGTTTTTCGCGTCCAAGGCTATGGATTGGGATTTTTCTGGCACTCGTTTCACTGACGCCCCTTATCTACGCAGCAATCATCGATCGAAATGTCTTGTTCACACTAATCGGTCTGCCGGTAGGTGAAATCCACTTGATGAGGAATCTTACCGAAGTTGTCCTCGACTTGTTTGGTTATACCGCACAATCTACAACCTATTTTCTCCGCCCTGCTTATTCACTTGGGCTTTTTCTACTTATACTAGTTGGCGTATATAAACTTATTACGTATAAATATACAGCTCGAAGCTATATCGCCCTGATACTAGGTCTCGTCATGGCGCCGCTCGTTCTGCTAAATCCAGAGCGCTTGTATGACCTCTTCCCGCTCGCTTGCCTCATGATCGCGCTCGGTGTGGCGACGCTCATCACTGATTGGTATAAGCTTTTTCCGCGTAATCCCTATGCCCGTATTGCGGGACTAGTGCCGCTTGGCGTATTGATTGTTGGTATCGTCTACTCAGGAGTTATCCGTTTTACGGGTAACTACCTGTATAATGGCGCAATTTTGTCGCACTACAGCACCGATGTACGTCATTTACGTCATGCTCTAGCCGCAAACCAAGCTTCGCCGACGACGACAAAGCTCGTTGTCGCCAAAGAGGAGGTGGCGTTTTATGCCCTTATGGCTCATTACGACAAGCGTTTTACTGTGACGCAAATTGGTAATCCTGTTTCTGCGCCAGTCACTATACTCAGTCACAATGCCTACCGCCTCGCTAAGCCAACTACCGAACCGACGCAAATTGTTAGCAACCGCATGACAGAGAATAGTGATCGGTTCTACATCTATAAAACTGCCTCGAAATAA
- a CDS encoding YbaB/EbfC family nucleoid-associated protein, whose product MALDQMKMLNDLRKAQKALANEIVEVEAGDGAVVVQITGELKVKSIKIDPAYVDLDDIHELEHWLEIAIRDGMAKAQEIAAEKMKPLMGGLGKLGL is encoded by the coding sequence ATGGCACTGGATCAAATGAAAATGCTAAATGATTTGCGTAAGGCACAAAAAGCACTGGCAAATGAAATTGTCGAAGTTGAAGCTGGCGACGGTGCAGTTGTCGTGCAAATTACTGGTGAGTTGAAAGTAAAAAGCATCAAAATCGACCCAGCGTATGTCGACCTAGATGATATTCACGAACTCGAGCACTGGCTCGAAATCGCCATTCGCGACGGCATGGCAAAAGCCCAAGAAATCGCTGCAGAAAAAATGAAGCCGCTAATGGGCGGCCTGGGCAAACTTGGCCTATAG
- a CDS encoding class I tRNA ligase family protein, which yields MQWQTPDDLLELPPYVPTSGHEPHTIQANGIERVVRESEHQEEIAQKQFFADAESQRQDPRTSAATWQATGEADDASGEHSNKVMGFPGWHLECSAMAMNILGSTIDIHTGGIDHIPVHHTNEIAQSEAASGQKFANYWLHNNHLKIDGGKVSKSLGNGYTLHDLADRGFDAMDLRMFILQSQFTNEGNFTFDNLAAAKNRLSNWRSYAALRHQTHDRLDDDTTKRSDDGTVSLVAGGDALREALANNLNTPEALKIIDASFARLDTIPLERIHQHGLISFIEAIDELLGLQLAAHSPDIDDKTKRLILERRHARDNHDWQTSDRLRDELLKEGIAIRDTPYDTIWLYS from the coding sequence ATGCAGTGGCAAACACCCGATGACTTGTTGGAGTTGCCGCCATATGTGCCAACATCCGGCCATGAGCCGCATACTATCCAGGCAAATGGGATCGAGCGGGTGGTGCGAGAATCCGAGCATCAAGAAGAAATTGCTCAGAAGCAATTTTTCGCAGATGCTGAATCACAGCGACAGGACCCGCGAACCAGCGCAGCTACGTGGCAAGCCACAGGCGAAGCCGATGACGCAAGCGGGGAACATAGCAATAAAGTAATGGGCTTCCCGGGCTGGCACCTTGAGTGCTCGGCGATGGCGATGAACATTTTGGGGTCAACCATCGACATTCATACCGGTGGCATCGACCATATACCAGTCCACCACACCAACGAAATTGCCCAGAGCGAAGCGGCCAGTGGGCAAAAATTCGCCAACTACTGGCTCCATAACAACCATCTCAAGATCGATGGTGGTAAGGTAAGCAAAAGCCTTGGCAATGGCTACACGCTTCATGATCTAGCCGACCGCGGCTTTGATGCCATGGATCTGCGCATGTTCATACTGCAAAGCCAATTTACCAACGAAGGTAACTTCACGTTCGATAACCTAGCGGCTGCAAAAAACCGGCTGAGCAATTGGCGTAGCTACGCGGCGCTGCGACACCAAACCCACGACAGACTCGATGACGACACAACGAAACGCAGTGACGACGGTACGGTTTCGCTGGTCGCTGGGGGCGATGCCCTGCGCGAAGCACTTGCGAATAACCTCAATACGCCAGAGGCACTGAAGATTATTGATGCCTCATTTGCTCGCCTCGACACTATCCCACTGGAGCGGATACACCAGCATGGGCTGATTAGTTTTATCGAGGCTATCGACGAACTACTCGGTCTTCAGCTCGCCGCTCATTCACCTGATATCGATGACAAAACTAAACGGCTTATATTGGAGCGCCGACATGCCCGAGATAACCATGATTGGCAAACGTCAGATCGACTACGTGATGAGTTACTAAAGGAAGGTATCGCTATACGCGACACGCCATACGACACTATTTGGCTCTACTCCTAG
- a CDS encoding cation-transporting P-type ATPase: protein MVYYTQTVDETLHGLDSNIAGLSAIEAEERLAHYGPNSIRVRSEPWWVKAIEPFRSVFMAVLVVAIVISLLHHAIVDAIIIGLIITVSAGIYYVQRFSTERVLRSLQKHRAIYVSVRRKSETRLLEASALVPGDIIYLEEGDKVPADARLMEVASLRVDESQLTGESLPISKETVALHGEKEVYEQSNMIFQGSFVVGGSATAIVTTTGNDTEFGKIADLSSEVGVDSPVRKKIDGLITKLIGIVAAVAIVAFALSLYRGIEVTEALRFVIALSVSAVPEGLPIAITVILVLGMRRMAARRALVRTMGAIESIGTITTIATDKTGTLTKNKLTVRELWHPSGSHDRVARTLAAATIPPRHSTTVHDPLDIAFQEYIAAHHENASPTPNHVYEFEHELSMSGTLHHHGSAYMLSVKGAPERILEKSDLTENEREKAIIQLHHMTGMGYRVLALAHTQLSHNLSSLHSLPNKHRLTFDGFVAVADVLRPEARTAIATAQRAGITIRMITGDHFETAFHIAKQLGLISGRDQVFDSRRMSHMSDDELSLELDNVRVFSRVAPEHKHRILAILKRDNITAMTGDGVNDVPALTNAHVGIAMGSGAQIAKDAGDIILLDNNFRSIITAVREGRIVYANIKRMVVYLLATSLGEVVVSIGSLLIGLPLPLAPVQILWINLVTDTCMVIPLGLEPGERHTMTSPPRPAAAPLLTRFMIGRILVAAGIMAILTLYLYSTYAANQGHDYARTIAFSALVTMQWANAFVARSDREPLWQRLAKPNPAFYVGLIAAVSMQTIAVFGPLSSLLHVTTIALGDLAYVSLVSFIIPIIVLEMYKWLGRQYAHKAASSTINYDR from the coding sequence ATGGTTTACTACACGCAGACAGTCGACGAGACACTTCATGGTCTTGATAGTAATATTGCAGGCTTGTCCGCAATTGAAGCGGAAGAGCGACTGGCACACTACGGCCCCAATAGCATTCGTGTGCGAAGTGAGCCATGGTGGGTGAAGGCCATCGAGCCGTTTCGTTCGGTCTTTATGGCAGTGCTTGTTGTTGCCATTGTCATCAGCCTACTTCACCACGCTATTGTCGACGCAATCATCATTGGGCTTATCATCACGGTGAGTGCTGGGATTTATTATGTCCAACGCTTTTCAACCGAGCGAGTGCTACGCTCACTACAAAAACATCGTGCTATTTATGTCAGTGTGCGCCGCAAATCCGAAACACGCCTGCTTGAAGCCTCAGCATTAGTACCGGGCGATATTATATATCTGGAAGAGGGAGACAAAGTCCCGGCCGATGCACGACTCATGGAGGTTGCGTCGCTGCGTGTCGATGAGTCGCAACTTACAGGGGAGTCACTTCCGATTAGCAAAGAAACCGTCGCTCTTCACGGCGAAAAAGAGGTGTACGAGCAATCGAATATGATATTCCAGGGCTCATTCGTTGTCGGCGGGTCGGCGACAGCCATCGTGACGACCACAGGAAATGACACCGAATTCGGAAAAATCGCCGATCTTTCAAGCGAGGTAGGTGTCGATAGCCCGGTGCGCAAGAAGATAGATGGGCTTATCACAAAACTAATTGGCATCGTTGCTGCTGTTGCTATTGTTGCATTCGCTCTTTCACTTTACAGGGGCATTGAAGTCACCGAAGCACTGCGCTTTGTGATAGCACTGAGTGTGAGCGCTGTGCCGGAAGGTCTGCCGATTGCTATCACGGTAATTCTCGTTCTTGGTATGCGTCGAATGGCCGCTAGACGAGCGCTCGTACGCACCATGGGCGCTATCGAATCGATCGGTACCATCACGACTATCGCCACCGACAAAACCGGCACTCTCACAAAAAATAAACTAACTGTACGGGAGTTGTGGCATCCAAGCGGAAGTCATGACAGAGTCGCTAGAACTCTAGCAGCTGCAACAATACCTCCGCGTCATAGCACAACCGTTCACGATCCACTCGACATAGCCTTTCAAGAGTACATTGCAGCTCATCACGAAAACGCTAGCCCTACACCCAATCACGTCTACGAGTTTGAGCACGAACTATCGATGAGCGGTACACTCCATCATCATGGCTCAGCCTACATGCTTTCGGTAAAAGGCGCACCTGAACGAATTCTCGAAAAGAGTGATTTGACCGAAAACGAGCGAGAGAAGGCCATCATACAGCTCCATCATATGACAGGCATGGGCTACCGTGTGCTTGCCCTTGCGCACACCCAACTAAGTCATAATCTCTCATCGCTACATAGCCTCCCTAATAAGCACCGCCTGACATTCGATGGTTTTGTAGCTGTAGCTGATGTGCTACGTCCAGAAGCGCGCACGGCCATCGCTACCGCCCAGCGAGCCGGTATTACTATCCGTATGATTACGGGCGACCATTTTGAAACAGCCTTTCATATTGCTAAACAACTCGGACTAATTTCAGGGAGAGATCAAGTATTCGACAGCCGCCGCATGTCACATATGTCTGACGACGAGCTTTCATTAGAGCTCGATAATGTGCGCGTATTCTCGCGAGTGGCGCCAGAGCACAAACACCGTATACTAGCAATTCTAAAGCGCGATAACATCACCGCTATGACTGGTGATGGTGTTAATGACGTACCGGCACTGACAAACGCGCACGTGGGAATCGCAATGGGTTCTGGCGCACAAATCGCAAAAGACGCAGGGGATATTATCTTGCTCGATAACAACTTTCGCTCAATCATCACTGCCGTACGTGAAGGAAGAATAGTCTATGCTAATATCAAGCGAATGGTCGTGTACTTGTTGGCGACAAGCCTTGGTGAAGTTGTTGTTTCTATCGGTTCGCTCTTGATCGGTTTACCGCTTCCCCTAGCACCAGTCCAAATTCTCTGGATAAACCTCGTCACCGACACCTGCATGGTAATTCCTCTTGGACTAGAGCCTGGTGAGCGTCATACTATGACGTCGCCACCTCGTCCAGCCGCCGCTCCGCTCCTCACTCGGTTTATGATCGGGAGAATTCTGGTAGCTGCTGGTATTATGGCGATACTAACACTTTATCTTTATAGTACCTACGCCGCCAACCAGGGGCATGACTACGCCCGAACAATTGCCTTTAGTGCACTCGTCACAATGCAGTGGGCAAACGCTTTTGTGGCCCGTAGCGACCGCGAACCACTATGGCAGCGCCTCGCAAAGCCAAATCCAGCATTCTACGTTGGTCTGATCGCTGCCGTATCGATGCAAACAATCGCAGTGTTTGGTCCACTCAGCAGCCTACTGCACGTTACCACTATCGCTCTTGGCGACCTCGCTTACGTGTCACTGGTCTCTTTTATCATCCCAATCATCGTACTCGAAATGTATAAATGGCTCGGAAGGCAATACGCTCATAAAGCCGCTTCCAGCACCATCAACTACGATCGATGA
- the dnaB gene encoding replicative DNA helicase has translation MAEKKQTPAGKIPPQSLDAEMSLLGAVLIDEEVLADISEVVTAKDFYDKRHMTVYAAMMRLYEHHKPVDLLTLSEELKKKDELGEVGGSAYLTELTNYVPTAANARAYAELVQQKAVRRRLIRASAQIGEMGFDEETTTQELLEKAEAELFSVSDQSLKQDLVSIESILTESFDRIEELHRNKGALRGIRTGYRDLDNMTAGLQRSDLIIIAARPAMGKTTLVTNLAYNVATIAKLPVLFFSLEMSKEQLIDRMLADASGVDSWNIRTGNLSDEDFSKISEAMGEMAEAPIFIDDTPGLSVLEMRTKARRAAHDQPLGLIVVDYLQLMQSTGDYKGNRVQEVSEISRGLKLIARELNVPLIALSQLSRLVESRNPPIPQLSDLRESGSIEQDADLVSFIYRPGYYEPDNPDMQNITDLIIAKHRNGPVGKVQLYFHPERLRFMSLDKRRE, from the coding sequence ATGGCCGAGAAGAAGCAAACCCCTGCAGGTAAGATCCCGCCCCAGTCACTCGATGCTGAAATGAGTTTGCTCGGAGCTGTGTTGATTGATGAAGAAGTCCTTGCCGATATTAGCGAAGTTGTCACCGCCAAGGATTTTTATGATAAGCGGCATATGACTGTTTACGCTGCAATGATGCGTCTCTATGAGCACCACAAACCCGTCGACCTACTGACTCTTTCAGAAGAACTAAAGAAGAAAGATGAGCTCGGGGAGGTAGGTGGCAGCGCTTATTTGACCGAACTAACCAACTACGTCCCTACCGCGGCAAATGCCCGTGCCTATGCCGAACTCGTACAGCAAAAAGCCGTACGGCGTCGCTTGATTCGCGCCAGTGCACAGATTGGTGAAATGGGCTTCGACGAGGAAACAACCACTCAAGAGCTGCTTGAAAAGGCTGAAGCGGAACTTTTTAGCGTCAGCGACCAATCGCTCAAGCAAGACCTCGTGAGTATCGAAAGTATTCTGACTGAAAGTTTTGATCGTATCGAGGAATTACACCGCAATAAAGGCGCTTTGCGCGGCATTCGCACTGGGTACCGCGATCTCGACAACATGACGGCCGGCTTGCAGCGCAGCGACCTCATTATTATCGCCGCCCGCCCTGCGATGGGTAAGACGACGCTCGTCACCAACCTGGCGTATAATGTCGCTACGATCGCAAAGCTGCCAGTGTTATTCTTTAGCCTCGAGATGAGTAAGGAACAGCTCATCGACCGTATGTTAGCCGATGCCAGCGGTGTCGATAGTTGGAATATCCGCACTGGCAACCTAAGTGACGAAGATTTTAGCAAGATTAGTGAAGCCATGGGTGAAATGGCTGAAGCGCCGATTTTTATCGATGATACACCAGGACTCAGTGTGCTCGAAATGCGCACCAAGGCTCGCCGTGCGGCGCATGATCAACCGCTCGGACTCATTGTGGTTGACTACTTGCAGCTGATGCAGTCTACCGGTGACTACAAAGGCAACCGTGTGCAAGAGGTGAGCGAAATCAGCCGCGGTCTCAAGCTGATCGCCCGCGAACTGAATGTGCCGCTGATTGCACTCAGCCAGCTAAGCCGCTTGGTAGAAAGCCGTAACCCACCCATCCCGCAGCTATCAGACCTGCGAGAGTCGGGAAGCATTGAGCAAGATGCCGATCTTGTCAGCTTTATCTACCGCCCAGGCTACTACGAGCCAGATAACCCTGACATGCAAAACATTACCGATCTTATTATTGCGAAACACCGCAACGGACCCGTCGGCAAGGTTCAGCTGTACTTCCACCCAGAGCGCCTACGCTTCATGTCGCTCGACAAACGCCGTGAATAG
- the recR gene encoding recombination protein RecR produces MSQLLPKALLSVIDELGRLPGVGARTAERYAYFLLRSEPRTSERLAQTIAGLHAGVRTCPVTFALIDPDQEVSPLYTNADRNKQLVAVVEEPLDIVALERTGQYKGTYHVLGGAISPIDGVGPEQLHVAELVARLKADNVEEVIIATNASVEGESTALYIQRQIKEANIDTKLSRLARGIPVGVDLEYADQITLGHALEGRRTL; encoded by the coding sequence ATGAGTCAATTACTACCGAAAGCATTATTGTCGGTGATCGACGAACTGGGACGCTTACCTGGTGTCGGCGCACGAACTGCCGAGCGCTATGCGTATTTTCTATTGCGCAGTGAGCCGCGTACATCTGAACGACTGGCGCAAACGATCGCCGGGCTTCACGCTGGAGTGAGAACGTGCCCGGTAACATTTGCGCTCATCGACCCAGACCAAGAGGTGTCGCCGCTCTACACAAATGCCGACCGCAATAAGCAGCTGGTGGCAGTAGTAGAAGAACCGCTCGACATTGTTGCACTTGAGAGAACCGGTCAATACAAAGGAACCTACCATGTTCTCGGGGGGGCGATTAGCCCAATTGACGGTGTTGGCCCCGAACAACTGCATGTCGCCGAGTTAGTTGCTCGACTAAAAGCCGATAATGTAGAAGAGGTGATTATTGCCACAAATGCCAGCGTCGAGGGTGAGTCGACCGCACTCTATATTCAGCGTCAAATAAAAGAAGCTAACATCGATACCAAACTCTCGCGCCTAGCCCGTGGGATCCCGGTAGGTGTTGACCTTGAATACGCCGACCAGATTACGCTTGGTCACGCGCTTGAAGGAAGACGGACATTATAA